One part of the Microcoleus sp. FACHB-672 genome encodes these proteins:
- a CDS encoding S8 family serine peptidase — MAALNQRQIVKKLVCIVWSLGAAGLSVPVLALETSLGEAGIDAGRLQNPPFNLLGRKIAIGQVEIGRPAQFGVDKKMSQNIGIAVTRVFQGNNRPKSDTNVDPHAQSVAGVMIGNAKGLRGVAPAARLYSSSAISTRTKNRQFLECLATQHVAQQNSGDVRAINFSFGEPLTLDPRPDAVLDGNSPLTQCIDWSARVHDVLYVIAGNQGKGGIPIPTDNFNGVNVAFSNLDQGMFSKVDVANLGSTFTGFASRLAGVEGNLGERRSISLVAPGRDISMLNPDGSVSRTTGTSFAAPHVTATVALLQEFGDRQLRSRQPHWSLDARRQEVMKVVLLNSAEKVKDTGDGLLQNMTRTVTDKDNRNWLNSDAYKEQTIPLHAQIGTGHLNAFRAYQQFSPGQWKPDAPVPQVGWDYNTVGALSDSSESAQNSTLKAGDSFRDYGLEKPLKQGSFVAITLAWNRRVELEDTNKNDQYDEGEEFRDRGLNNLDLYLMPDGENDIAKSIRASISSADSVEHIFYPIPQAGRYKIRVQFRQQVNEASQPYALAWWTVPAP, encoded by the coding sequence ATGGCAGCCTTAAATCAGCGGCAAATTGTAAAAAAACTTGTGTGCATTGTTTGGAGTCTGGGCGCAGCCGGCTTGTCGGTGCCGGTTTTGGCCTTAGAAACTTCATTGGGAGAAGCCGGGATCGATGCGGGGCGGTTGCAGAACCCCCCCTTTAACTTGCTCGGTCGCAAAATCGCCATTGGCCAAGTGGAAATAGGCCGGCCCGCCCAGTTTGGCGTAGACAAAAAGATGTCCCAAAATATCGGCATTGCCGTAACCAGAGTCTTCCAAGGCAATAACCGGCCCAAATCAGATACCAATGTTGATCCCCATGCCCAAAGCGTTGCCGGTGTCATGATCGGGAATGCCAAAGGTTTGCGGGGAGTCGCACCGGCAGCCAGACTTTACTCCTCATCTGCCATCAGTACCCGCACCAAAAACCGACAGTTCCTTGAATGTTTAGCCACTCAGCACGTCGCGCAGCAAAACAGCGGCGACGTCCGAGCCATTAACTTTAGCTTTGGCGAACCCTTAACCCTTGATCCCCGGCCTGATGCCGTCTTAGATGGCAATTCCCCACTCACCCAATGCATCGACTGGTCAGCCCGCGTCCACGATGTTCTTTATGTTATTGCCGGCAATCAAGGTAAAGGCGGAATTCCCATTCCCACGGATAACTTTAATGGCGTCAACGTTGCCTTTTCCAACCTGGATCAAGGAATGTTTTCCAAAGTTGATGTTGCCAACTTAGGCAGCACATTTACAGGATTTGCCAGCCGGCTAGCCGGTGTAGAAGGTAATCTGGGAGAGCGCCGGTCTATTAGTCTGGTAGCACCCGGTCGGGATATCTCAATGCTGAACCCAGACGGCAGTGTGTCCCGCACCACCGGCACCAGTTTTGCGGCCCCTCACGTCACCGCTACGGTCGCTCTGCTACAAGAATTCGGTGATCGTCAGCTTCGCAGCCGGCAGCCCCACTGGAGCCTAGATGCGCGACGCCAGGAAGTCATGAAAGTCGTGTTGCTCAACTCAGCAGAAAAAGTCAAAGATACAGGCGACGGGCTGCTGCAAAATATGACCCGCACCGTCACAGACAAAGACAACCGCAATTGGTTAAACTCTGATGCCTATAAGGAGCAAACGATCCCCCTGCACGCCCAAATCGGAACCGGACATCTCAACGCTTTCCGAGCTTACCAGCAGTTCAGTCCCGGCCAGTGGAAGCCAGATGCTCCCGTACCGCAGGTGGGATGGGATTACAACACAGTTGGCGCACTTTCAGACAGTTCTGAGAGCGCTCAGAACTCAACACTCAAAGCTGGGGATTCCTTCCGAGACTATGGGCTAGAGAAACCCTTAAAGCAGGGAAGTTTTGTAGCGATTACCTTAGCCTGGAACCGGCGGGTTGAGCTAGAGGATACCAACAAAAACGATCAGTATGATGAAGGGGAAGAATTTCGTGATCGCGGCTTGAACAACCTCGACCTTTACTTAATGCCAGACGGTGAAAACGACATAGCAAAGAGCATCCGAGCCTCCATTAGTTCCGCAGACAGTGTTGAACACATTTTTTACCCCATCCCTCAAGCCGGTCGCTATAAGATCCGCGTACAATTTCGCCAGCAAGTCAATGAAGCAAGCCAACCTTACGCCCTCGCCTGGTGGACTGTGCCGGCACCTTAG
- the petJ gene encoding cytochrome c6 PetJ encodes MKRLLSVVVLALATLTFFLGRPALAGDAASGAKVFSANCAACHMGGGNVVMANKTLKKEALEKYNMNSLEAITTQVKNGKNAMPAFGGRLNEKQIEDVATYVLEQTEKGW; translated from the coding sequence TTGAAGAGATTATTATCGGTTGTCGTGTTAGCCCTCGCAACGCTAACCTTTTTCTTAGGTCGTCCCGCCCTTGCCGGTGACGCCGCCAGCGGTGCCAAAGTATTTAGCGCCAACTGTGCTGCTTGCCACATGGGCGGCGGTAACGTAGTTATGGCCAACAAAACCCTGAAGAAGGAAGCTCTGGAGAAGTACAACATGAACTCTCTAGAGGCTATCACCACTCAGGTGAAGAATGGTAAAAATGCCATGCCGGCCTTTGGCGGACGTTTGAATGAGAAGCAAATTGAAGATGTCGCCACTTACGTTTTAGAACAAACAGAAAAAGGCTGGTAA
- the psbV2 gene encoding photosystem II cytochrome PsbV2 yields the protein MLRRWFSVRRLLTVLAASLILMVSCLPAQAAGVDAYVSRYLKATEPVPLEVDDQGNTRLFSPEDLSAGKRLFTQSCLNCHVGGVTLPDPTVSLSLSDLKGATPPRDHINALVAYFRQPMTYDGSEPTFWCREVPESWMSQEQVENLAAFVLRAAQKAPGWGTETFGL from the coding sequence ATGCTGCGCCGATGGTTTTCAGTTCGCAGACTGTTAACGGTTTTAGCTGCGAGTCTTATATTGATGGTGAGCTGCTTGCCGGCTCAAGCTGCCGGTGTCGATGCTTACGTGAGTCGGTATTTAAAAGCAACTGAGCCGGTGCCGCTAGAGGTGGACGATCAGGGCAATACGCGTCTGTTTTCTCCGGAAGATTTGTCTGCCGGCAAACGTCTGTTTACGCAAAGTTGCTTAAACTGCCATGTCGGGGGAGTGACTCTGCCCGATCCCACAGTGTCTCTATCCTTGAGCGATCTTAAAGGAGCGACGCCACCCCGCGACCACATCAACGCCTTGGTTGCCTACTTTCGTCAGCCCATGACTTATGATGGCAGCGAACCAACCTTTTGGTGTCGCGAGGTGCCCGAAAGTTGGATGTCTCAGGAACAGGTGGAAAATTTAGCAGCTTTTGTTCTCAGAGCTGCCCAAAAAGCCCCTGGATGGGGGACGGAAACGTTTGGCCTATAA
- a CDS encoding COP23 domain-containing protein: MSPQLKSRNAFSVLAIRNISLSLSAGMLLVAGGAGAAFSSTAPVNIAQSTRSNVRIPEEPQADDPSNPNGETQTADGARFTCELVNGEYTVMYHPQTQDGESYAWATPTALGGGWTPEARCSEISRRLEAYRPDGLQELRTAVENNYNTICVTTQNNSACRIVLTVPPGQDPKITRDRVFQNLTVADSGGQTDAVNTFVDGSQAGELLEQVLGVDPSKLGERSNSQLRPDGINLRPFLDREDGGTGTRLRSTAPSRPSPSLNPDNFR, translated from the coding sequence ATGTCCCCGCAGCTTAAATCTCGTAATGCTTTTTCGGTCTTGGCTATTAGAAATATCAGTTTATCGTTGAGCGCAGGGATGTTGCTGGTTGCCGGGGGTGCCGGCGCGGCTTTTAGCTCCACTGCACCTGTGAACATCGCCCAGTCTACACGCTCCAATGTCCGAATTCCGGAAGAACCCCAAGCGGATGATCCTTCAAATCCGAATGGTGAAACCCAAACGGCTGACGGCGCTCGGTTTACCTGTGAGTTAGTCAATGGGGAATACACCGTGATGTACCACCCACAGACTCAAGACGGTGAATCTTACGCTTGGGCAACCCCAACTGCTTTAGGGGGCGGTTGGACACCGGAAGCTCGATGCAGCGAAATTAGCCGCCGGTTAGAGGCTTACCGGCCTGATGGGTTGCAGGAGCTGCGGACTGCGGTTGAAAATAACTACAACACAATTTGTGTGACGACTCAGAACAATTCTGCCTGTCGGATTGTGCTGACAGTTCCTCCCGGTCAAGATCCAAAGATTACGCGAGATCGTGTCTTCCAGAACTTAACAGTTGCCGACAGTGGCGGGCAAACCGATGCGGTGAACACCTTCGTAGATGGTAGCCAGGCCGGCGAACTGCTGGAGCAGGTTTTAGGCGTAGACCCCTCGAAACTAGGAGAACGGAGCAATTCCCAGCTAAGACCTGACGGAATTAATTTGCGGCCTTTCCTAGACCGTGAGGATGGTGGCACCGGCACCAGATTGCGCTCAACCGCGCCCAGCCGACCCTCCCCCAGCCTGAACCCGGACAATTTCCGCTAA
- a CDS encoding LCP family protein, which translates to MTKSIEVTRGHWLWLGLGLTGVAMLSATAGALLAVSLSSTPLMQSRLSAEDAAVFSQGERISTSMSMQMPQLTRSVNILILGTKVLTSDLEDNQPQQQGYHALVNSLDGLTDSNLLVRFSPENHKLAVLSIPRDTRTFVEGVGLTKINEANYYGGPALSAKTISDLLGGIGIDRYIRVNVQAVEKLVDALGGVTVYVPKDMKYQDDSQHLYINLKAGKQKLNGNQALQFMRFRYDDLGDIGRIQRQQILMRALMEQTLSPATVVRLPKILSVIQEYIDTNLTIEELVALVGFASQTQRANVQMLMVPGEFSDAKDFQASYWLPSYEGIDALVTQHFDMNQDSAGFQAIEPSRIRVAIQDSTEQDTAVDALIGNLREAGYRNVYVAKPWTEPLKVTRIVAQSGDMESAKSLRDSLGFGEVRVESTGTLRSDITIMLGQDWLTQQDQIKPGQNW; encoded by the coding sequence ATGACCAAATCCATTGAAGTAACCCGTGGACATTGGCTGTGGCTGGGGCTGGGCTTGACGGGTGTGGCCATGTTGTCGGCTACAGCAGGCGCACTGCTAGCTGTCTCGCTCTCAAGTACGCCGCTCATGCAAAGCCGGCTTAGTGCTGAGGATGCAGCAGTGTTTAGCCAAGGCGAGCGCATCTCAACTTCAATGAGTATGCAGATGCCACAACTGACTCGCTCAGTCAATATTCTCATTCTCGGCACTAAGGTGCTGACCTCAGACCTTGAGGATAATCAGCCGCAGCAGCAGGGGTATCATGCCCTAGTGAACTCCTTGGACGGTCTTACAGATAGCAATCTCTTGGTGCGGTTTAGCCCAGAAAACCACAAGTTAGCTGTACTTTCAATTCCTCGCGATACGCGAACTTTTGTTGAAGGAGTCGGCCTCACCAAGATTAATGAAGCGAATTACTATGGTGGGCCGGCGCTCAGTGCTAAGACAATCAGTGACCTCTTGGGAGGCATCGGCATTGACCGCTATATCCGAGTGAATGTGCAGGCAGTAGAAAAATTAGTTGATGCTTTGGGGGGTGTGACGGTCTACGTTCCCAAGGACATGAAATATCAGGATGATAGCCAGCATTTATACATTAACCTGAAAGCCGGCAAACAAAAGCTCAACGGCAATCAAGCGCTGCAATTTATGCGCTTTCGCTACGATGACTTGGGAGATATTGGACGGATTCAGCGGCAGCAGATCCTGATGAGAGCTTTGATGGAACAGACTTTAAGTCCAGCTACTGTGGTTCGGCTGCCTAAAATTCTCTCCGTGATCCAAGAATACATTGACACTAACTTAACGATTGAGGAGTTAGTGGCTTTAGTGGGTTTTGCCTCCCAAACCCAGCGGGCGAATGTCCAGATGTTAATGGTGCCCGGTGAATTTAGCGATGCAAAAGACTTTCAAGCGAGTTACTGGTTGCCTAGCTATGAGGGGATTGATGCTCTGGTAACGCAGCACTTTGATATGAACCAGGACTCTGCCGGCTTCCAAGCCATTGAACCAAGCCGAATTAGGGTGGCAATTCAAGATAGCACCGAGCAAGATACTGCAGTCGATGCGTTAATCGGAAACCTGCGTGAGGCCGGCTATCGGAATGTGTATGTGGCCAAGCCTTGGACTGAACCGTTAAAAGTGACGCGCATCGTGGCTCAATCTGGAGATATGGAGAGTGCAAAATCCCTGCGCGACTCTCTCGGATTTGGAGAAGTGCGGGTGGAAAGCACCGGCACTTTGCGTTCAGATATCACAATTATGCTGGGCCAGGATTGGCTGACCCAGCAAGACCAAATCAAACCCGGTCAAAATTGGTAA